The Cervus elaphus chromosome 12, mCerEla1.1, whole genome shotgun sequence genome includes a region encoding these proteins:
- the PCK2 gene encoding phosphoenolpyruvate carboxykinase [GTP], mitochondrial, with the protein MYRPGLRLSWHRLSPWGWSSRCSIQTLRVLSGDLGQLPAKVRDFVEHSARLCQPEGIHICDGTEAENTATLALLEQQGLIRKLPKYNNCWLARTDPKDVARVESKTVIVTPSQRDTVPLPTGGARGQLGNWMSPAEFQQAVDERFPGCMQGRTMYVLPFSMGPVGSPLSRIGVQLTDSAYVVASMRIMTRLGTPVLQALGDGDFVKCLHSVGQPLTGQGEPVSQWPCNPEKTLIGHVPDQREIISFGSGYGGNSLLGKKCFALRIASRLARDEGWLAEHMLILGITNPAGKKRYVAAAFPSACGKTNLAMMRPALPGWKVECVGDDIAWMRFDSDGRLRAINPENGFFGVAPGTSATTNPNAMATVQSNTIFTNVAETSDGGVYWEGIDQPLPPGVTVTSWLGKPWKPGDKEPCAHPNSRFCAPARQCPIIDPAWEAPEGVPIDAIIFGGRRPKGVPLVYEAFSWRHGVFVGSAMRSEATAAAEHKGKVIMHDPFAMRPFFGYNFGRYLEHWLSMEGRKGVQLPRIFHVNWFRRDEAGRFLWPGFGENARVLDWICRRLDGEDSARETPIGLVPKEGALDLSSLGAIDTTQLFSLPKDFWQQEVHDIRSYLTEQVNQDLPKEVLAELEALEGRVRRM; encoded by the exons GCTTAGCTGGCACAGGCTGAGCCCCTGGGGCTGGTCATCACGGTGCAGCATCCAGACACTGCGAGTCCTCAGCGGAGACCTGGGCCAGCTGCCCGCTAAGGTTCGAGACTTTGTGGAACACAGTGCCCGCCTGTGCCAACCGGAGGGCATCCACATCTGTGATGGGACCGAGGCAGAGAACACTGCCACACTGGCCCTGCTGGAACAGCAGGGACTCATCCGAAAACTCCCGAAGTACAACAATTG CTGGCTGGCCCGCACAGACCCCAAGGATGTGGCACGAGTAGAGAGCAAGACGGTGATTGTAACTCCTTCTCAACGGGACACGGTGCCCCTCCCGACTGGTGGGGCCCGTGGGCAGCTGGGCAACTGGATGTCCCCAGCTGAGTTCCAGCAAGCTGTGGATGAGAGGTTTCCAGGCTGCATGCAGG GCCGAACCATGTACGTGCTTCCGTTCAGCATGGGTCCCGTGGGCTCACCACTGTCCCGCATCGGAGTGCAACTCACGGATTCTGCCTACGTGGTGGCAAGCATGCGGATCATGACCCGGCTGGGGACGCCTGTGcttcaggctctgggagatggcgactTTGTCAAGTGCCTTCACTCTGTGGGCCAGCCCTTGACTGGGCAAG GGGAACCGGTGAGCCAGTGGCCATGCAATCCAGAGAAAACCCTGATTGGCCACGTGCCCGACCAGCGGGAGATCATCTCCTTCGGCAGCGGCTATGGTGGCAACTCCCTGCTGGGCAAGAAGTGCTTTGCCCTTCGCATCGCTTCTCGGCTGGCCCGGGATGAGGGCTGGCTGGCGGAGCACATGCTG ATCCTGGGTATCACCAATCCTGCGGGGAAGAAGCGCTACGTGGCAGCCGCCTTCCCCAGTGCTTGTGGCAAGACAAACCTGGCCATGATGCGGCCGGCACTGCCAGGCTGGAAAGTGGAGTGTGTGGGAGATGACATTGCCTGGATGAGGTTTGACAGTGATG GTCGACTCCGGGCCATCAACCCTGAGAATGGCTTCTTCGGGGTGGCCCCTGGCACCTCTGCCACCACCAATCCCAATGCTATGGCCACAGTCCAGAGTAACACCATTTTCACCAACGTGGCTGAGACCAGTGATGGCGGCGTGTACTGGGAGGGCATCGATCAGCCTCTTCCACCTGGCGTCACCGTGACCTCTTGGCTAGGCAAACCCTGGAAACCTG GTGACAAGGAGCCCTGTGCCCATCCCAACTCTCGCTTTTGTGCCCCGGCTCGCCAGTGCCCCATCATAGACCCTGCCTGGGAGGCCCCAGAGGGAGTCCCCATTGACGCCATCATTTTTGGAGGCCGCAGACCCAAAG GAGTCCCCCTGGTATATGAGGCCTTCAGCTGGCGCCATGGGGTGTTTGTGGGCAGTGCCATGCGCTCAGAGGCCACTGCAGCGGCTGAACACAAAG ggaAGGTCATCATGCATGACCCATTTGCCATGCGGCCATTTTTCGGCTACAACTTTGGGCGCTACCTTGAACACTGGCTGAGCATGGAGGGGCGCAAGGGGGTCCAGCTGCCCCGCATCTTCCATGTCAACTGGTTCCGGCGCGACGAGGCAGGCCGCTTCCTGTGGCCAGGCTTTGGAGAGAATGCCCGAGTGCTAGACTGGATCTGCCGACGGCTCGACGGGGAGGACAGTGCCCGAGAGACACCCATTGGGCTGGTGCCGAAGGAAGGCGCCTTGGATCTCAGCAGCCTGGGAGCCATAGACACCACCCAGCTGTTCTCCCTCCCCAAGGACTTTTGGCAacaggaggttcatgacattcgGAGCTATCTGACAGAGCAGGTCAACCAGGATCTGCCAAAGGAAGTGCTGGCTGAGCTGGAGGCCTTGGAGGGACGTGTGCGCAGAATGTGA